The window CGCCTTGTGAAGAGATGCTCATCACGGAGAGACTGTCAAAGCAAGAATTTATCAACATATATTCATTGTGCTGCCTGGGTGGATGAAGCTCATAGTGtagaacatttaatttatttttgtttgtttaactcAAAGGGCTACTACTAGTTGTGCTGCTGAGTTctgctagaaaaaaaagaaagaaattagcCTTAGGCAAGTCTGGTCTGTTTCACGGAGCACAGAGACTTAACAAGAGAAGACAATCCAGTGCCGGTTTACTCTAACAGCACTGTCACAGTCATCCTTGATATTATGAATGCTTACAAAGTAACACTGGTGCAACTATTGTGTAAATCACAATGATTTCATTGATCTTTAAGTAATCTGCTTCATTATTATATCCGCGCACATGATCAGTTCCCCGCGGCCATTACGTATGTAAGCATTCACTGTATCGAATTAatccaagcaaataaataatccaCATATATGatttaagtaattaaaataataataattaactaaAAGCCTCAGAGGGACCGGGGCTCGTGAGGGAGAGCGCGAGTTTGTGCGCGTGCTCGTGTGCGGTTTGCTGGCGGAGTCCGCGGTAGGTAGGCAGTCAATGCGAGCACTTTCCGCAGGAGTTCCTTtcacacctcctcctcctcgtggACCTCCTGATCATCggatcctcctcctcctcaccttccTTCATAGCCTGCCCTCTTCCTCaatccccccccgccccgctgctcatcctcatcttcctccatcagctcctccttctctcccattaccctcctcctcctcctgctccctctcACCCTGCTCTTCCTCTCGGTCTCCCTTGCAATGAGCGAACTTGTCATCCGGTGCGACGGGCAGCATCTCCAGGACCGAGCTGGACATGCGGAGCTCCGCTAAGAGACACCCTGTCagcaccctcctcctcctcctcttcttctctcccTTCATCCCCTGTAAGTGAACTCCCTTCCCTCATCGCTCCTGCGTCCTTTCGTGCCATTGAAACACCACAAAATGTGCTAAAATTATATGAAGGCTTAGTTTCGACGGCAGCTCTCGCGCACATTCAGTATTATTACCGCTATGCTGTGTGAGCGCGTTCCACCTGCTTACCCTTTTCTTTACGCTACTACCTGCCGATAACTTTATCACAGCCTGCGCTTGTCGCACacctactgtactgtactgtacatgccATGGGCCGTGCGCTCGCGCTTCTTTCGTTCATACTCGTCTTTCATTCCTTTTCCTCATAATAATTTCTCACATCCTAGCGCAGGTGGAAGCGCTTCCATTGTCTCCGGCACGTGCAGCTCCACAGCTTGTCAGTTTCTCCCTCGTTAACGTATCACTTAATTCCTTTTGTTCCTTATTAAATTATACGTCTACACGTCTACTTTTCCCGCGTGTCTCCTTGGATATTCGAAGCAAAGAAGTACTCTGAATGATCAAACGTACAAGAGCAGAACCCTCAAGCGGTGACGTAGAGGGTGCGGACCGCACCGCGTGAGATCAAAATGACtgtattaacatttttgtgtagtgtttcagcagaaatttatttttataaaaattatcCCTGCTGtatttataagaacaaaaacatttttcgtaaTGAAGCCCAGCTTACATTGTATCAGTGTAACTACAAGGGTAAAACTCgatgctcatttactttttgaaccttccgaTGCGCTACGCTCGGAGCTCTCACATTATTAtccaattacagtgacgcttcgaatcacgtggtttcgtctgcaCGCGCTACTTGCGCGCGCTTTTGTTTTCGTCGTCGCTGCTGTTTTTTATGcagtcgctgattttgtcacattttgtgGTGTTTTAGCTACGATATTGTATAAcgtttaaataaacataattttgatgtagttcttaaacgttttttaCTTCCAGTTCTATCGTTAtcttaccgaattttcactttaaccacataactgtgtaaaatacatttaggctgtgcgtatgatATGGCAATTTagtggtgtaattttaatttttttagtggTTTATATCACTACTATTCATTACATTCTGTTACAGAGGGGAATTAGAATTTATGAGGaacattagtagaaaaaaaacattacaaaggaTTGTAATGTAAGGCCTGGTATGGGAAGGAGGTGGGGgcggtgacaccaaccctagtgactaCACTGCTCATGAGACAAACCAGCTTAAACACTCTGGTGTGACAAAGTAACATTTTATCTAGGCTTTGAGATCATGATATGAATACTGGATATATATGCACTTCAATATTCCACAGcgcacatacatttttattgaacgCATTTTTGAAACTCGGCCTTCTGCGTGTTCCTTTAAATATtagtttaaattagtttaaaaattttttagcTTTATCGATTGGACTTACAGCCACAGTTTTTCTCACACATTACACTTAATGAACTGTTCCAACAagacaaagcaataaaaatacagcatcGAACCAGCATCTTACTCACTGCAACACCTTCTGCTTATATTACAGTATGCAGTGTATATTGCAGTGTGTATAGCTATATTACACCGTTAATAAACGTCTGCTTGATTAATGACTGTGGCCAACCATGTCGAACAACCACGCTCACTTCTGTTCCTGTTCAGATGTACTCCGGATTTACCATTGAAGGCACATATTTATCAAGAATTACACAATAACTGTATAAGCCACAGGCATcactaaacacattttctgttgtCTATGGACTCATTTGGCTGTGGGGCGGCTCTAGGAGTGGTCATGATTCCTGAAAACACTCCTGAAAGGTCGTTAAGGGTCTTCTAAATGACTGGTGACTGCATTTGCCTTCAGTTCTTCCTGCTTTTTCCCAGAATCACATTAGAAAATGCATCAGACAAAGTGTATGTTGAAGGAAGTGGAAATGAACTCTGCAGTGCAGCAGCCACtttgtttgtacagctggaggtggtgcaAATGCAGAGGAGCGCTTGATGAACTACCTCCTGAAAGGCGAGCGCTACAATAAGCTCATCCGCCCGGCCATGAACAGGACAGAGCGCGTCACAGTCAAGATCCTGGTGTCCTTGGCTCAGCTCATTAGCGTGGTAAGGAACATGGTGGGGCTGTCAAGTCACTGCCGAGGCACGACGGTACACTTCAAAATCCTCCTGACATCAGTGAACATGTGTATGGGTGGTTGATGCACTTCACCTTCTTATTTTTCACAAACAGAACAGACTCATAACATCGTAGAGACAGAGTGAGTAAAGAGTCCCTAGATATACAAGCAGACATAGCCAGGTAAACAGGTAATAATATTTAGTAAAAGTGGTCATGTGTCACGTTCTGTTTCATAAAGGTGACCAAATCCTCCAGAATCCATTAGAATTACTATGCGGGTCACATGTAaacttttccagtgcagggaaGCCAGATCTTGAATGAACCACATACCTGTGGAGGGAGGTTCTGGAGCGGAGCACAGCaataaaagacattttctttCCAGATGTGTGAGAATAATCAACATACATTTCATTTCTTAACGAAAAACAATGTCTGGGTTGTTATGTagtaggtacacacacacacacacacacacacattttcagaaccgcttgtcccatacggggtcacggggaaccggagcctacccggcaacacagggcgtaaggctggagagagggaggggacacacccaggacgggacgccagtccgtcgcaaggcaccccaagcgggacttgaaccccagacccaccggagagcaggactgcggtccaacccactgcgccaccgcgcccctctatGTAGTAGGTATACAGAAGGAAACCATTCGGGCATTTACCTTAACACAGCTTTTCCCTCTGCCCTCCACAGAATGAAAGGGAGCAGATTATGACCACCAACGTGTGGCTGACACAGGTAAGCATGTTGATCAGGACGTTGCTCAGCACTGctggaaagtgtgtgaaccctatagTTAGTTCATAGGTGCCTGTGACTCTCTTCAGAACTGGGTTGATTACAGACTGTCGTGGGATCCTTCTGCATATGACGGAATTGACAAGATTAGGATCCCGTCCCGCCACGTGTGGCTTCCCGATATAGTGCTGTACAACAAGTGAGTTCACTTAGGCTACTTCCTGTTTCGATGTCCGGGAATCAACACTGTCGCACCTGTGACACATATCAAGTTTGCCTTATAGCAGTTGCtcttttatatgtaaataagcACAGAGGCTTTATTCTAGGAGTTTTTAATGTATGTCCCTCTCCTGTTATCTGCACCCACCCCCCACTAGTGCCGATGGTACATATGAGGTCACTGTCTTCACCAATGTAATAGTCCACTTCAATGGAAGCATCTCCTGGCTCCCTCCTGTCATCTACAAAAGCGCTTGCAAGATTGAGGTGAAGCATTTCCCCTTCGACCAGCAGAACTGCACCCTCAAGTTCCGCTCTTGGACCTACGACTACACAGAGATCGATCTGGTGCTCAAGAGCAAAGTGGCCAGCATGGATGACTTCACACCCAGTGGGGAGTGGGACATCCTGGCTCTCCCGGGCAGGAGGACAGTCAACCCGGCAGATCCCACCTACGTTGATGTCACATATGACTTCATGATCAAGAGGAAGCCCCTCTTCTACACCATCAACCTGATTATACCCTGTGTGCTCATTACATCATTGGCCATCTTGGTCTTCTACCTGCCTTCTGACTGCGGAGAGAAGATGACCCTCTGCATCTCCGTACTGCTTGCACTCACTGTCTTTCTGCTGCTCATCTCCAAGATTGTACCTCCCACTTCTCTGGACGTCCCATTGATTGGCAAATATCTCATGTTCACCATGGTGCTGGTGACCTTCTCCATCATCACCAGTGTATGCGTGCTCAATGTGCATCACCGCTCACCCAGCACCCACACCATGCCTGTCTGGGTCAGGGTCCTCTTCCTGGACAAACTCCCAACCTTGCTTTTCATGAAGCGTCCAGAGGACCACTCAGCCCGGCAGAGGCTTCGGCAGCAGAGGCGGCTGCAAGCTCAGAGGATGGCGCCGGCAGTAGGCTATCAGGGAACACCACCAGCCAccatctcctcctccacccctgTCCTCCTCCACTCCACCTGCCCAGGAGAGTTCTCCAGTGGAGCTCCGATGGGGAGGAAAGGCAACCTGCAGCCCATTGAGCTCCTGACCAATCGGTTTGGCTCGGCTAATGACTTGCTCCAGCAAGGCAACGTAGACTGGGGGCCCGACCTGCAGGACGCCgtggagggtgtctgctttgttGCTGATCACATGATGGGCGCTGACATTGACCAGAGTGTGAGAAAATGTTCCACATTACTTCCTGACTATTTAAAGCTCCTTTTGCAGAGCTGTCATACAAGTAATGGAGAAGATACCAACATTGTGCATGAACGCCTTCTTCATTCTCTTTTTAGTTCTGTTGCACTGCTCAGGAACGTGTCTACATAAGCGTCAAACGAATGAGGTCTTTTCCTTGATGCCTTTTTTGTCCTCTGCAGGTGATTGAGGACTGGAAGTACGTGGCCATGGTGGTGGACCGGATGTTCCTGTGGATCTTCGTAATAGTTTGCGTGGTGGGCACCATGGGTCTCTTCCTCCAGCCGCTCTTCCAGAGTCAGAGTCTTCCTGTCCAGCAGTCCAACACAGACTCTCCCAGAATAGACCCTTTTTAATCCGAGGGAACGTGGCCGGTGCTGCATTCTTCGGGCAGGAAGCCAGCAGCGCAGAGCATGTGACTGCACTTGGAAAATAAGAAAGACGCCGTTGAAGTGCACGTGATGAATGAGATTGCAGAGTGAAGGATGGGTAACAGATTTGGCAGAAGAATTGCTATGTTATTGAAATTGCAACTCAGAAAGCCTGTGTGTGAATGGTTTCCAAAGAATTGTTGGATCAAAGTGTTACCAAATCCTCCATCCTGCACTCAGTTACACTGACCCTATTGATTTTGGGTGCAGAGATGTTTATTGACCAACTTACTTTGACCCAAACAGACGGCCGTAAATTTTAACTTTGtcagatttaaaattttaagaaaattttaacGTCCTGAACTGTAGTATTTAAATACAGGATTGTATGtgataaaatgtatgaattacTTGTGTCCAAAAGCAACGGTGTTTAACCTTGAAATGAGAAGCTTTGAAAAGTGTGCCAAAGACTGgcaatatacatacacattttcggaaccgcttgtcccatgcggggtcgcggggaactggagcctacccggtaacacagggcataaggggaggggacacacccagtacaggacgccagtctgccgcaaggcaccccaagcgggactcgaaccccagacccaccagagagcaggacccggtccaatccactgcgccaccgcacccccccagcgATGTATATTTCTTCCTGTTAAAATTTTGTATGGAGCTAAATAAGGGAAGTGAAGGACTCTTTCTGTTTGCACAGCTTCATGGTAAAAGTGAAAGCTTTAATGGGTTAGCCAACACACAGTCAGTAAAACAGAATATAAACTATTTTTTCTTCACTGAAATAACTTATGTTTGTAAAGGCCGTGCTGATCTTAGCAGTGCAATTATTTTCTTGTCCCAGTTAACTTCTAGGAATACAAACATATTCTACTGTTTTAGAACACAGaagaatcaataaaataaatccatgactgtgaaatgtttaatatagtttaaaataataatgtcacGTGTGATATTGTCACTGTAATACGTTTATGCCCTGACTAGTTTCAACAGTAAGAgtaataatttacttttaaattttgaaatttagTTTAATTGTGTCAGACGAAATGAAACGTTAATGAAGCGTAACGGAAAACCTAGGACAGGAATTTGGTTATTTCccttgacatttcttttttagcATGTGGACCTAGAAACTGACTGCtatgctgccccctgctggtagCGGCGGCGCGGCGCAGCGCACTTTCACTTATCCCTGGCGCGCGCCCAACGCCGCCACCGCGCGGTAAAAATGCTGATGCAACGGGCTGCTGAGTGGGCAGTTTTAACGCACTGCGGAACGCGGGGGCGGCAGGGGGGCATAACTGATTCTACTGATGGCAGCTGGTCAAAACCAAACCAACTTCAACACATTTTATTACTGCAAAAAGATATATAAATGGTCCGGTTCATTTATTCAGCCCTGAAAATATGTCAGGAGACCAGGCATTTCACCATGGTATTCCGCTTCATCAAACAGAGTGAAATGGGCAACGAAGAAAGACCAAAGAATACAGTCAAAACAAGTCAATAAGTGTGATTGTAATTGTCTTCAAGGCGTGTAATCAGAGTGCTTAAACtggtacaataaa of the Scleropages formosus chromosome 7, fSclFor1.1, whole genome shotgun sequence genome contains:
- the LOC108926258 gene encoding neuronal acetylcholine receptor subunit beta-4-like; the protein is MRSSAKRHPVSTLLLLLFFSPFIPSGGGANAEERLMNYLLKGERYNKLIRPAMNRTERVTVKILVSLAQLISVNEREQIMTTNVWLTQNWVDYRLSWDPSAYDGIDKIRIPSRHVWLPDIVLYNNADGTYEVTVFTNVIVHFNGSISWLPPVIYKSACKIEVKHFPFDQQNCTLKFRSWTYDYTEIDLVLKSKVASMDDFTPSGEWDILALPGRRTVNPADPTYVDVTYDFMIKRKPLFYTINLIIPCVLITSLAILVFYLPSDCGEKMTLCISVLLALTVFLLLISKIVPPTSLDVPLIGKYLMFTMVLVTFSIITSVCVLNVHHRSPSTHTMPVWVRVLFLDKLPTLLFMKRPEDHSARQRLRQQRRLQAQRMAPAVGYQGTPPATISSSTPVLLHSTCPGEFSSGAPMGRKGNLQPIELLTNRFGSANDLLQQGNVDWGPDLQDAVEGVCFVADHMMGADIDQSVIEDWKYVAMVVDRMFLWIFVIVCVVGTMGLFLQPLFQSQSLPVQQSNTDSPRIDPF